A genomic region of Arachis hypogaea cultivar Tifrunner chromosome 5, arahy.Tifrunner.gnm2.J5K5, whole genome shotgun sequence contains the following coding sequences:
- the LOC112803653 gene encoding uncharacterized mitochondrial protein AtMg00810-like → MTHDAKNLMEKEEYCVKEEIVIGNGTDDIIITGESAESVQEVIQQLNSKFALKDLGDLHYFLGIQVTKTKDGGLVLTQQKYIGELLTKVDMVGCAACHTPLPSTTNITVLGGASFNDPGLYRSVIGSLQYLTITRRKICYCINKLAQFVQSPLDSHWRMVKRVLRYLSSTASYGLHIKSDTDQNTAIKIVAYNDSDWAGDPDVRKSTSGYCVFVGSNLVSWVLRKQTAVTRSSTEVEYRSMADTVAELI, encoded by the exons ATGACACATGATGCAAAGAATCTGATGGAGAAAGAAGAATATTGTGTCAAAGAGGAAATTGTAATCGGAAATGGCACAG ATGACATAATTATAACTGGTGAATCAGCTGAGAGTGTTCAGGAAGTGATACAGCAGCTAAATTCAAAGTTTGCTCTCAAAGACCTAGGGGATCTGCACTATTTTCTTGGAATACAAGTAACCAAGACAAAAGATGGAGGTTTAGTCCTCACGCAGCAGAAGTATATTGGCGAGCTCTTGACGAAAGTTGACATGGTAGGATGTGCAGCTTGTCACACTCCACTCCCTTCTACAACTAATATCACAGTCCTTGGAGGAGCAAGCTTCAATGATCCGGGTCTGTACAGGTCTGTCATTGGAAGCCTACAGTACCTTACCATCACAAGGCGTAAAATTTGCTATTGTATTAACAAATTAGCACAATTTGTCCAGTCTCCTCTGGACTCTCATTGGAGAATGGTGAAACGAGTGTTGAGATACTTGAGTAGCACAGCAAGTTATGGCCTACATATAAAGAGTGACACTGATCAGAACACAGCTATAAAGATTGTTGCCTACAATGATTCTGACTGGGCTGGAGACCCAGATGTCAGAAAATCAACTAGTGGCTATTGTGTATTCGTTGGCTCCAACCTAGTCTCCTGGGTCTTAAGAAAGCAAACAGCTGTGACCAGGTCTAGTACTGAAGTTGAGTATAGAAGCATGGCAGACACAGTGGCTGAGCTAATCTAG